The stretch of DNA CTCATGAAGAAAGTGAGCGAAAATCTGGAGAAAGCTAAGGTCAGTTCAAACAGTATTTTAATTCAAATGTATGTTCATCCCTTATCGACGAAAGTACGAAAGTACGTGACTCAAAACTACTAATGCGTCTTAACATGCCAAGTTTGGTCCCATCTTCTCTTTAACGGAAGGACCACGCGGCCAATGAGAACCAGAAACGAATGCTGGAGGAATATTCGCGGAGTTTCACCTTTGGGTCCGTGGAGGCGCACAAGGAAGGCTCTCGTTTCTGGATCAAAGACAAGGGGCCCATTGTGGAGAGGTGAGAGAGCGCTGCCTTCCAGATTTGGCCTTCTGGTCTGTGGATCACAGAAGCAATCCCTTCCcctgttgttttttttctcaacTTGATGTTTGTCTTTTCCTTTCTCTCCTAGTTATATTGGCTTTATCGAGAGCTACAGGGATCCCTTTGGTTCCAGGGGAGAGTTTGAAGGTACAAATTAAGAGGCCCTATTATCATTACGTGTTTTTGAATACTCTTTTGTGATCGCATCGGGGTTTGTCTTCTCCTTCCTCAGGTTTTGTTGCCGTGGTGAACAAGGCGATGAGCGAATGCTTTGCTAAGCTGGTGAGCTCAGCCGAAGTGCTTCTGCCAGAGCTGCCATGGCCAAAAGACTTTGAGAAGGACCGCTTCCTCCTGCCTGACTTCACCTCCCTGGACGTGCTGACGTTCGCTGGCAGCGGCATTCCAGCGGGCATTAACATTCCCAACTGTGAGTGCCACGTCCGAACTGACTCTTTATTCAGTTAATATTGACACGGCCGATCCACACCGCATGTTGTTCGGGTCTTGAAAGGATCTCTAATGACTTCGGCTTAATGTCGGTCAATTCCATGTGAAAAGGACCCACGAGCACCAATATGTGAAGTttataggagcatgtcaaatgaACGTCGAGTCTATGTTTTTGGATACATTTTTCAGCCATTTTCCATCTTAAAACTTAAACGATGGCTTTGATTTGTGGTCAAACAGGAAAAGgaaaagaaaacatagaaaaacatcCACCAGAGATGTTAAAAGTTATTATTGTCTTAAAAGTTATTGCAATTGCATCAAACCACCATGTTGAAGACCCCCTGACAACTAATATCGACACTTCCGTTTAGTTTGAGAAATTATTTGCCTTCTGTGAGAAACATTGTCATTCCAAAAACCAgcatctttaagatattttctcatttctgaatgaaagttcacaaagtaacaagtaaaggtagacctaccaattagtgTTTTTACTAATATATTTTATTGTTTATGAATTTAGTGATTCAAACTCGAAATTCTGTTACCGAATCGGGAACAGAATTACTGCATCTGAATTGGCTAGTGGGAAAtcatagtcacaaaccacagttagGTCACCTGGTACTCTCTCTCCNNNNNNNNNNNNNNNNNNNNNNNNNNNNNNNNNNNNNNNNNNNNNNNNNNNNNNNNNNNNNNNNNNNNNNNNNNNNNNNNNNNNNNNNNNNNNNNNNNNNTCGTcagtctgttaccaaactttgcaccTGCACATtttttccagtaaatgtgtttctGGGGAAAAAATAAAATAGTGTACATCTTTCAAATAAGTCCTAGTGCATAGTTTTAAGGTTTGTTAAAcattgattttttggggggggcggcATTTTaattctgttaccatggaattaTGCCTGTTAtctcagagtgtgtgtctgtgtttgtctagATGACGATATCAGACAGTCGGAGGGCTTTAAGAATGTCTCCCTGGGAAATGTTCTGGCTGTGGCATACGCTACCCAGAAAGACAAGCTCACCTTCCTGGATGAAGAAGACAAGGTAATCAACTTTCTAACCATGACCTCCGTGCCATACCAAATAACCACGAAGACTTGATGGGGGGGATACAATTATGCCCATCAGATCTTTTTTTTCCTTCAAtggtcctctgtctgtttctttcAGGATGTGTACATTAAGTGGAAGGGGCCCTCCTTTGAGGTGCAGGTTGGCCTCCATGAGCTGCTGGGCCATGGCAGTGGAAAGCTCTTTGTCCAGGTGAGAGAGAGCCATCTCCATCCATGTTCATGTCCtgtatggtcagtccttgcatctatagccctttctatgaatttgagtgtttACGTTTCTCCAGCTCAATCGCCCAGCTGTTCACCACAATAGTGGTGGGGCGCCACCGTTTTATTGTTTGAACGGCTTGCCCCTTTAGTGTGTTAAAACGTCTGGTTTAAAATCCATTGTGTTTACTGTTATGTAGTCTCTGAACGGGGGATGCACAGTGCTTTGTGACTGATTGTGTTTTTTTGATGTGTTATGTGTACAGGATGAGAAGGGAACTTTCAACTTCGAGCAAGATAATGTTCGCAATCCTGAGACTGGAGAAAAGGTAAGCCTCAGTCATTTGGGAtcatacttttatttatttatgtatattttCTTTATTCTTTCGCTTTGGTCTCGAGAATGATTTTGAGAGAGCGTGATGGATTGTTGTGGTTCGGTTAAACTATATGTTTTAAGGCTGGTGATCGTGACCAATGTTAAAATGTCTGGTTGCCGATGAAGGGGTTTAAGTGAGGAGTATTGGTGTAGAGTATGGTTTCTGTGCTTCAGATCACCACCTGGTACAAAGGCAACGAAACATGGGACAGCAAATTCTCCACCATTTCTTGCTCCTATGAAGAGTGCAGGGCCGAGTGTGTGGGGCTCTACCTCTGTCTCAACAAACACGTGCTCAGGTCTGTTAATCCGTGCTCTGGTCTGTTTAGCCGTACTCTGGTCTGTTTAGCCGTGCTCTGTAGTCACTAAACCTACATTTTTAATATAAAAGCCGAATGTATTAACGGTGATCTTATGTGGGTCAGGACGCTCTAACGAGGATGTTGTCCCTGGGTTTGCAGTATCTTTGGCCATGAGGGCGAGGATGCAGAGGAAGTGGTGTACGTCAACTGGCTCAACATGGTGCGCGCTGGCCTGCTGGGACTTGAGTTCTACACCTCCGAGAGCAAGAGCTGGAGACAGGTCAGCTACACTAAAGTTCAATCATTTACGAAGTACATCATCCTCACTTGATCATGCTAGCTTTCTGACTCTATAGCTCATTGAATATCTTCCccactgcctgtgtgtgtgtcttatccCGCTGTGTGTTTAACTAGACCCCCTGTTCTCTGTCTCAGGCCCACATGCAAGCTCGCTTTGTGATCCTGCGGGTGCTCCTGGAGGCTGGCGAGGGGCTGGTGACCCTGAAGGAGAGCACAGGAAAAGATGGGCGCCCAGATGCCCTTATAACGCTGGACCGCAGCAAGATCCACACTGTGGGCAAGGGTGCCATCGAGAGGTTCCTATGCaaactacaggtacagctgtagaagGCTTGGAAATGTCTTGATCGTGGCTGGGATTACCGGGATAGATGATCAGCCGTCAATATTCACAATAAAAGTTGAACAAAGTTTCCATTTTGACCCATTATTGTCTTTTGTCCCTGCAGGTCCTCAAGTCCACAGCCGACGTGGAGGGAGGCAGAGCTCTGTATGAGGGCTACTCGGCCGTGTCCGACGGTGGTTCTCACAACTTCCTGTGCCTGCGGGAGACGGTTCTCCAGCGCAAAGAGGCTCGCAAGATGTTTGTTCAGGCCAACACAAGGGTCAAAGGTTAGTCTTCCCTGTCTTAATGCCAAGACGGTTATCCACATTTACATGGCACAGCTCTTCATGTTTAACATCGTCCTACTAAGTGGTCAACCTTCACGGAAAGACGGTGTATCACCCTAAACCATTCTACTGGCACACGTGTCCTTGGAATTCTTGTTGCGTGTTTGTCTGATGCAGGTGACAGTGTGGAGCTCGTGGAATACGAGGGCAGCGCGGCTGGACTGATCTGCTCTTTCACAGAGCGGTTTGCCGACGACTCCGAGGAGGTGGAGGCCCACCTGCTGGAGCTGAACAAGAGGGATGCCCCCTGCTGGTTCTGAGTGAACGGTGCAGATACACAGCCAGAGCAGCGCTAAGACCCAGACATGCTGCCGTCATGCCCACGCCCGCTCCTGACTGAGACACGCCCGGCCTGTGTGGACTTGTCATAGGAATTGATCTTTCGGTGCACTGTCAAAATGAATTTACAAATCAGTCGTGAGTGGAATGCGCAGGTGGTTATGGCTGTGATTTATGAGCCTGGAGACATTCTTCGCCCTCAGAGGCACCGTTTGTAACTACATTAAGCCCTTAACGTTATGCAGTTCTTCATTTCCCTCTGACGGTATCAGGAAGGATAGGAACGGTGTAAGCAATGTCATGCAAATTTGACAGCTGAAGGAACTCAAAAGTTCCTAGTGGTAGGACCTTGGAGTCAGTTTGAAACGAGGCCAGGGTGTAGAAAAGAAAAGTGACTCAAGGGGACCATACACGGTTCGCCATCAACTAATCTGTCAATCAAGTCTAAACCACCATATTAACCTTTTTATGTCGACACATTTCAATTTCTGTTTGTCTTAGAGAAAAttgacaatttttatttttaaagaagTCCCTCCCAATAATACTACTCATTGGGTAAGTTGTTTGTCCCTTGTGTCCAGGGCACTTGAAGCACTACTGTGACATGGTCAAAAGCAATGCATTTGTGAAAGGGTAGACAGTACTGCAAATTCTCTTGGTGAGGTTGGTAAGAAACAGCctgtacaaaaataaaatataattttttgtTCTTTTAATATCAATGTCTGTTCAGTTTGTTTCTCATGCATTATTAAAGTTATCTCTGGGAACTGGTGTAATGAGCTGCATGAACTGATAAACATTGAAATAAGGGcatcgcggagtgcctggacacagcccttagccatggtagattggccatatatcacaaacccccccAAGgtaccttactgctattataaactgtttaccaatgtaattagagcagtaaaaataaattgtCACacacgtggtatacggtctgatataccacggctgtcagccaatcagcattcagggctcgaaccaaaCAGTAAACAGAATGTCTAAGGTACTTTGCAATATCCACCCAGGCAAATGTTCATTTAACATATTTTAAGAATAAAGCACGAAGCAAGTCTTTCTTAAGAAAACGTTCACAATGCGTGGGTACTCAAGGTGATTCCACAAGGTCCACAGCCGCCTCTCTTGTTAGTTTGCAAGTCTTGAGTCCATCCTGTTTGGCTTTCTGGTATATGAGGGGTGTTCCACTGCTGCCTTGGCCCTGTAGGTCCTGGATCTGGGCCTGGGCTGGGAGGGCTTGAATCTCCCCCTCACTCCGCCAGTACAGCTTGTACAGTCCTGGGTCGTCTACCCCAAACTTAGCAGCACAGAGCTGGGTCAGGGCCTCCCCACTAACTCCTGCCCTCCACTGCAGGGTTTTTATCCAGCTGCTTTCTCCATCTTGAAACAGAACCTTGACAAACCTCTGCAACACACAATTAAAAGAAAGTTTCCCATGAGAACAGTTCACATCAAAGCAGTCCTACTGGTCACTTTGGGATTACAGGGATTTCCAACTGTCACATATAATTCCAAATACCTTAGGTATGTGTTGGTTTCTGTTTAGTGTTAGTGGTAGGTGTGTAATTCTATACAGCATTGGTGCTAATAAATCATTTGAGTCGTACCAGTTGCTCTTGTATTTTTTTCTGGCTCAGAGCCTGGCTGCTCCGGCGCCGACTCCAGTCTTTCAGGGAGTCTCTGGCCCCCTGGGTCAGCCCGCTAGAGGGCATTTCTTCAGGCAGGCTCTGGATCAGGCACAGGCTGGCATACACACTGGTCAGGTAGTACCCACCTAGTATAAACATTGCAACACTGGATTATGATGGCTATTTGGCATCATatactatttgaaatatttcACATTTAAAGCATAAATacttgtgtatatacagtaccagtcaaaggtttggacacacctacctactcattcaaaggtttttctttattttttactattttcaacattataAAATAAtcctgaagacatcaaaactatgaaatgtcacatggaatcatgtattaaccaaaataagtgttaaaatatattttgatttgtttatattttatattattcaaattagccaccctttgccttgataacttggcattctctcaaccggcttcaccttgaatgcttttccaagtcttgaaggagttcccacatatgctgagcacaaactatcacaattgggttgaggtcgggtgattgtggaggccaggtcatctgatgcagcactccatcaatctccttggtcaaatagccctttcacagcctggagatgtgttgggtcattgtcctgttgaaaaacaaacgatagtcctactaagcgcaaaccagatgagatgtcGTAtcactgcaaaatgctgtggtagccatgctggttaagtgtgccttaaattctaaataaatcccagacattgtcaccagcaaagcacccccacaccaccaccccatgcttcatggtgggaaccacacatgctgagatcatctgttcatctcacaaagacacggcggttagaaccaaaaatcccAAATTTGGACAAaaaccaaaagacagatttccacaggtctaaagtccattgcttgtgtttcttggcccaagcacgtctcttcttattattggtgtcctttagcagtggttatTTGTAGTAAATGGACCATGAAGgcatgattcacgcagtctctgaacagttgatgttgaaatgtgtctgttacttgaacaatgtgaagcatttatttgggatgcaatttctgaggctggtaactctaaagaACTTAGTCTTCTTTTCttgtggcggttctcatgagagcctgtttcatcatagcacttgagggaaactttcaaagttcttgaaattttctggattgactgacattcatgtcttaaagtcatgatggactgtcgtttctcttcgcttatttgagctgttcttgccataatatggacttggttttttaccaaatagggctatcttctgtataccacaacacaactgtttggctcaaacacattaagaaggaaagaaattccacaaatgaacaaggcacacctattaattgaaatgtattccaggtgactacctcatgaagctgattgagagaatgccaagagtgtgcaaagctgtcctcaaggcaaagggtggctactttgaagaataaaatatatttgatttgttaaacttTTTTGGGGGTTCCTAcatgtggttagagcgttgggccagtaactgaaaggttgctgtatcgaatccctgagctgacaaggtacaaatctgtcgttctgcccctgagcaaggcagttaacccactgttacccgggcgccgaagacgtggatgtcaattatggcagccccccgcacctctctgggttgggttaaatgcagaagacacatttcagttgaatgcattaagttgtacaactgactaggtatctcctttcccTGATTAcatgggttatttcatagttttgatgtcttcactattattctacaatatagaa from Oncorhynchus kisutch isolate 150728-3 linkage group LG28, Okis_V2, whole genome shotgun sequence encodes:
- the LOC109883621 gene encoding dipeptidyl peptidase 3-like produces the protein MFRCNVIQGLRVWKSYTFSAVSVVLKRKPQASRLLFTMVDSQYYLPNDIGISALDCTEAFRLLSPREQLYAHYLSRSAWYGGLAVLLQTSPESASIFVLLQRLFRKQPPAQLGNVATAAGLSPEEYQAFLVYAAGLYANMGNYKSFGDTKFIPNLPKENLKALVWQSQAFQDSPSEMEALWDSCSTLLYSLEDKQKQLGLGDKGITTYFSGNCCLEDAELAQKFLDSKNLSAYNTRLFKKKSEGKSCYEVRLASAVQEDCAVDGEGETRCGRYNFEDRVFTVSRGDYDHLMKKVSENLEKAKDHAANENQKRMLEEYSRSFTFGSVEAHKEGSRFWIKDKGPIVESYIGFIESYRDPFGSRGEFEGFVAVVNKAMSECFAKLVSSAEVLLPELPWPKDFEKDRFLLPDFTSLDVLTFAGSGIPAGINIPNYDDIRQSEGFKNVSLGNVLAVAYATQKDKLTFLDEEDKDVYIKWKGPSFEVQVGLHELLGHGSGKLFVQDEKGTFNFEQDNVRNPETGEKITTWYKGNETWDSKFSTISCSYEECRAECVGLYLCLNKHVLSIFGHEGEDAEEVVYVNWLNMVRAGLLGLEFYTSESKSWRQAHMQARFVILRVLLEAGEGLVTLKESTGKDGRPDALITLDRSKIHTVGKGAIERFLCKLQVLKSTADVEGGRALYEGYSAVSDGGSHNFLCLRETVLQRKEARKMFVQANTRVKGDSVELVEYEGSAAGLICSFTERFADDSEEVEAHLLELNKRDAPCWF